The DNA segment TTAGACAATAAAAAACGCTTATAACAGGATTTCAAGGTAGTACCCCATTCCATTTCTAACTCATTGTCGGTATTTTTTTGAGACATACGTTCTTTTAATTGATCGTCAAAGGCGTATACTGTTTTTCGTAGTAGTCTGGAACGCTCTCTTAATAAGTCGGTGACTTTCAAACGTAGTTTTCTGAATTTTGTCAACGAACCCGGATTGATAAAATCGTCTTCTAGATTCATATCCAAAAAATATTTAAAGGACGTATCCTAACGCGAACGTTCCGCTACATCAACATCGGAAACGGCACTCCTACTCCTTTTTTTTAACAGTATTTAAAAAAAAAGACTTTTTCAGTGCCCGCTCGAAAGAACGGGTTTCTTTTTTTCAAACTCCCGAAAAAAAACACTTCGTTATCCATTTGAATAGTCTAAAAAAGTGTAAAATTATTCTTCTATCTCTGTTTTACTATTAGGAATAAAGCTATATTTACAACAGCTTTCATTTATTCAAACAGTAAACTTAAATTTATTTTTTCATGATTAAAACTCCCAAAATAGTACTGGCTTCACTTATAATCTTTTTAGCCATCTCCTGTAAAAAAGCGGAATCAGCTGAAGAAACTGCCTATCAATCCAACAGTGACATGGTTGTTGACACTACAAATGTAATTTCGTCATCGGCAGCGGTGGAACCTAAAAATAGTGATCGAAAATTTGTCAGAACGGCCGACCTCAAATTTAAGGTTAAAAATGTGGCCAATTCTACTTATGCCATTGAAAACACGGCCAACAAATTTGGGGGCTTTGTTACCTATACCAATTTACAAAGCACTGTTTCCGACAAATCAGAAACCAAAATAAGTCAGGACAGCACTCTTGAAATCACGAAATACGCTGTCGAAAACAACATCACCATTCGAGTGCCAAATATTCGTCTGGATACCGTAATTAAAACGATAGCCAAACAAATTGATTTTCTTGAATATCGAATTATAA comes from the Flavobacterium limnophilum genome and includes:
- a CDS encoding DUF4349 domain-containing protein; this translates as MIKTPKIVLASLIIFLAISCKKAESAEETAYQSNSDMVVDTTNVISSSAAVEPKNSDRKFVRTADLKFKVKNVANSTYAIENTANKFGGFVTYTNLQSTVSDKSETKISQDSTLEITKYAVENNITIRVPNIRLDTVIKTIAKQIDFLEYRIIKADDVSLQILSNQMQQNRSANQEKRLEKAIDTKGKKLNEVMAAEDNLKNQKEQNDNSKLENLSLKDQVNFSTLTLQIYQRETIKEEMVANAKTYRQNFGSKILDGIKTGWYVIEGIIAVLAQLWSVILIGIGGYFIFKKYFHKEN